Proteins encoded in a region of the Lemur catta isolate mLemCat1 chromosome 14, mLemCat1.pri, whole genome shotgun sequence genome:
- the ACSL5 gene encoding long-chain-fatty-acid--CoA ligase 5 isoform X4, with protein sequence MYEIFQRGLVVSDNGPCLGYRKPNQPYRWLSYKQVSDRAEYLGSCLLHKGHKPSPDQFVGIFAQNRPEWIISEWACYTYSMVAVPLYDTLGAEAIIYVVNKADIATVICDTPQKASVLIGNVEKGLTPGLKMVILMDPFDDDLKQRGEKTGVEILALSDAENLGKENFSKPVPPKPEDLSIICFTSGTTGDPKGAMITHENIASNVAGFLKCMEHTFVPNPNDVTISYLPLAHMFERVVQATIYCCGARVGFFQGDVRLLPDDMKTLKPTVFPTVPRLLNRIYDKVQNEAKTPLKKFLLNLAVARKFKEVKKGIIRRDSFWDKLIFAKIQDSLGGKVRILVTGAAPISSSVLTFLRAAVGCPVHEAYGQTECTGGCTFTLPGDWTSGHVGTPMACNYVKLEDVADMNYFSANNEGEICIKGSNVFKGYLKDPEKTQEVLDSDGWLHTGDIGHWLPNGTLKIIDRKKNIFKLAQGEYIAPEKIENIYIRSRQVLQIFVHGESLRSSLVGVVVPDPDVLPSFAAKLGVKGSLEELCQNQVVKEAILEDLQKIGKESGLKSFEQVKNISLHLEPFSIENGLLTPTLKAKRGELSKYFRTQIDSLYGAIQE encoded by the exons ATGTATGAAATTTTCCAAAGAGGACTTGTGGTGTCTG ACAATGGGCCCTGCTTGGGATACAGAAAACCAAACCAGCCCTACAGATGGCTGTCCTACAAACAG GTGTCTGACCGAGCAGAGTACCTGGGCTCCTGTCTCTTGCATAAAGGACATAAGCCATCGCCAGACCAATTTGTTGGAATCTTTGCTCAGAATAGGCCAGAG TGGATCATCTCTGAGTGGGCTTGTTATACATATTCCATGGTAGCTGTCCCCCTGTATGACACCTTGGGAGCAGAAGCCATCATTTATGTTGTCAACAAAG CTGATATCGCCACAGTGATCTGTGATACGCCCCAAAAGGCATCGGTCCTGATAGGGAATGTAGAGAAAGGCCTCACTCCAGGCCTGAAGATGGTCATCCTCATGGACCCCTTTGATGACGACCTGAAGCAAAGAGGGGAGAAGACTGGAGTTGAGATCTTAGCCCTGTCTGATGCTGAG AATCTAGGCAAAGAGAACTTCAGTAAACCTGTG CCTCCTAAACCGGAAGATCTGAGCATCATCTGCTTCACCAGTGGGACCACAG GTGACCCCAAAGGAGCTATGATAACCCATGAAAATATTGCTTCAAACGTTGCTGGTTTTCTCAAATGTATGGAG CATACTTTTGTGCCCAACCCCAATGATGTGACCATATCCTACCTCCCCTTGGCTCATATGTTTGAGAGGGTTGTACAG gcTACTATATACTGCTGTGGTGCCAGAGTTGGGTTCTTCCAAGGAGATGTTCGGCTGCTGCCTGATGACATGAAGACTCTGAAGCCCACGGTGTTCCCCACAGTGCCTCGACTCCTTAACAGGATCTATGATAAG GTACAAAATGAAGCCAAGACACCCTTGAAGAAGTTCTTACTGAACTTGGCTGTTGCTCGTAAATTCAAGGAAGTGAAAAAGGGTATCATCAGGCGTGACAGTTTCTGGGACAAGCTCATCTTTGCAAAGATCCAG GACAGCCTGGGTGGGAAGGTTCGCATCCTGGTCACTGGAGCCGCCCCCATCTCCTCTTCGGTCTTGACATTCCTCCGGGCAGCAGTAGGATGTCCG GTGCATGAAGCTTACGGTCAAACAGAATGCACAGGTGGCTGTACATTTACATTACCTGGAGACTGGACATCAG GCCATGTTGGAACCCCCATGGCTTGCAATTATGTGAAGTTAGAAGACGTGGCTGACATGAACTACTTTTCAGCGAACAATGAAGGAGAG ATCTGCATCAAGGGCTCCAATGTGTTCAAAGGATACCTGAAGGACCCTGAAAAGACACAGGAAGTCCTGGACAGTGATGGCTGGCTTCACACAGGAGACATTGGTCACTGGCTCCCG AATGGAACTCTGAAGATCATCGACcgtaaaaagaacattttcaagCTGGCCCAAGGAGAATACATTGCTCCAGAGAAGATAGAAAATATCTACATCAGGAGTAGACAAGTGTTACAAATTTTTGTACATGGGGAGAGCTTACGg TCATCCTTAGTGGGAGTGGTTGTTCCTGACCCAGATGTACTTCCCTCATTTGCAGCCAAACTTGGGGTCAAGGGCTCCCTTGAAGAACTGTGCCAAAACCAA GTTGTAAAAGAAGCCATTTTAGAAGACTTGCAGAAAATTGGGAAAGAAAGTGGCCTTAAATCCTTTGAACAG GTCAAAAACATCTCTCTTCATTTAGAGCCATTTTCCATTGAAAATGGCCTGCTGACACCAACATTGAAAGCAAAGCGGGGAGAACTTTCCAAATACTTCCGGACCCAAATCGACAGCCTGTATGGGGCCATCCAGGAGTAG
- the ACSL5 gene encoding long-chain-fatty-acid--CoA ligase 5 isoform X3, giving the protein MKKVDEKHRPSPVLPLTDLNNQSVGIEGGARKSPSQKNNDPIRYYFSDARTMYEIFQRGLVVSDNGPCLGYRKPNQPYRWLSYKQVSDRAEYLGSCLLHKGHKPSPDQFVGIFAQNRPEWIISEWACYTYSMVAVPLYDTLGAEAIIYVVNKADIATVICDTPQKASVLIGNVEKGLTPGLKMVILMDPFDDDLKQRGEKTGVEILALSDAENLGKENFSKPVPPKPEDLSIICFTSGTTGDPKGAMITHENIASNVAGFLKCMEHTFVPNPNDVTISYLPLAHMFERVVQATIYCCGARVGFFQGDVRLLPDDMKTLKPTVFPTVPRLLNRIYDKVQNEAKTPLKKFLLNLAVARKFKEVKKGIIRRDSFWDKLIFAKIQDSLGGKVRILVTGAAPISSSVLTFLRAAVGCPVHEAYGQTECTGGCTFTLPGDWTSGHVGTPMACNYVKLEDVADMNYFSANNEGEICIKGSNVFKGYLKDPEKTQEVLDSDGWLHTGDIGHWLPNGTLKIIDRKKNIFKLAQGEYIAPEKIENIYIRSRQVLQIFVHGESLRSSLVGVVVPDPDVLPSFAAKLGVKGSLEELCQNQVVKEAILEDLQKIGKESGLKSFEQVKNISLHLEPFSIENGLLTPTLKAKRGELSKYFRTQIDSLYGAIQE; this is encoded by the exons GGAGGAGCGCGGAAGAGTCCTTCCCAGAAGAACAATGACCCAATACGTTACTACTTCTCAGATGCCAGGACAATGTATGAAATTTTCCAAAGAGGACTTGTGGTGTCTG ACAATGGGCCCTGCTTGGGATACAGAAAACCAAACCAGCCCTACAGATGGCTGTCCTACAAACAG GTGTCTGACCGAGCAGAGTACCTGGGCTCCTGTCTCTTGCATAAAGGACATAAGCCATCGCCAGACCAATTTGTTGGAATCTTTGCTCAGAATAGGCCAGAG TGGATCATCTCTGAGTGGGCTTGTTATACATATTCCATGGTAGCTGTCCCCCTGTATGACACCTTGGGAGCAGAAGCCATCATTTATGTTGTCAACAAAG CTGATATCGCCACAGTGATCTGTGATACGCCCCAAAAGGCATCGGTCCTGATAGGGAATGTAGAGAAAGGCCTCACTCCAGGCCTGAAGATGGTCATCCTCATGGACCCCTTTGATGACGACCTGAAGCAAAGAGGGGAGAAGACTGGAGTTGAGATCTTAGCCCTGTCTGATGCTGAG AATCTAGGCAAAGAGAACTTCAGTAAACCTGTG CCTCCTAAACCGGAAGATCTGAGCATCATCTGCTTCACCAGTGGGACCACAG GTGACCCCAAAGGAGCTATGATAACCCATGAAAATATTGCTTCAAACGTTGCTGGTTTTCTCAAATGTATGGAG CATACTTTTGTGCCCAACCCCAATGATGTGACCATATCCTACCTCCCCTTGGCTCATATGTTTGAGAGGGTTGTACAG gcTACTATATACTGCTGTGGTGCCAGAGTTGGGTTCTTCCAAGGAGATGTTCGGCTGCTGCCTGATGACATGAAGACTCTGAAGCCCACGGTGTTCCCCACAGTGCCTCGACTCCTTAACAGGATCTATGATAAG GTACAAAATGAAGCCAAGACACCCTTGAAGAAGTTCTTACTGAACTTGGCTGTTGCTCGTAAATTCAAGGAAGTGAAAAAGGGTATCATCAGGCGTGACAGTTTCTGGGACAAGCTCATCTTTGCAAAGATCCAG GACAGCCTGGGTGGGAAGGTTCGCATCCTGGTCACTGGAGCCGCCCCCATCTCCTCTTCGGTCTTGACATTCCTCCGGGCAGCAGTAGGATGTCCG GTGCATGAAGCTTACGGTCAAACAGAATGCACAGGTGGCTGTACATTTACATTACCTGGAGACTGGACATCAG GCCATGTTGGAACCCCCATGGCTTGCAATTATGTGAAGTTAGAAGACGTGGCTGACATGAACTACTTTTCAGCGAACAATGAAGGAGAG ATCTGCATCAAGGGCTCCAATGTGTTCAAAGGATACCTGAAGGACCCTGAAAAGACACAGGAAGTCCTGGACAGTGATGGCTGGCTTCACACAGGAGACATTGGTCACTGGCTCCCG AATGGAACTCTGAAGATCATCGACcgtaaaaagaacattttcaagCTGGCCCAAGGAGAATACATTGCTCCAGAGAAGATAGAAAATATCTACATCAGGAGTAGACAAGTGTTACAAATTTTTGTACATGGGGAGAGCTTACGg TCATCCTTAGTGGGAGTGGTTGTTCCTGACCCAGATGTACTTCCCTCATTTGCAGCCAAACTTGGGGTCAAGGGCTCCCTTGAAGAACTGTGCCAAAACCAA GTTGTAAAAGAAGCCATTTTAGAAGACTTGCAGAAAATTGGGAAAGAAAGTGGCCTTAAATCCTTTGAACAG GTCAAAAACATCTCTCTTCATTTAGAGCCATTTTCCATTGAAAATGGCCTGCTGACACCAACATTGAAAGCAAAGCGGGGAGAACTTTCCAAATACTTCCGGACCCAAATCGACAGCCTGTATGGGGCCATCCAGGAGTAG
- the ACSL5 gene encoding long-chain-fatty-acid--CoA ligase 5 isoform X2: protein MLFIFNFLFSPLPTPALICILTFGAAIFLWLINRPSPVLPLTDLNNQSVGIEGGARKSPSQKNNDPIRYYFSDARTMYEIFQRGLVVSDNGPCLGYRKPNQPYRWLSYKQVSDRAEYLGSCLLHKGHKPSPDQFVGIFAQNRPEWIISEWACYTYSMVAVPLYDTLGAEAIIYVVNKADIATVICDTPQKASVLIGNVEKGLTPGLKMVILMDPFDDDLKQRGEKTGVEILALSDAENLGKENFSKPVPPKPEDLSIICFTSGTTGDPKGAMITHENIASNVAGFLKCMEHTFVPNPNDVTISYLPLAHMFERVVQATIYCCGARVGFFQGDVRLLPDDMKTLKPTVFPTVPRLLNRIYDKVQNEAKTPLKKFLLNLAVARKFKEVKKGIIRRDSFWDKLIFAKIQDSLGGKVRILVTGAAPISSSVLTFLRAAVGCPVHEAYGQTECTGGCTFTLPGDWTSGHVGTPMACNYVKLEDVADMNYFSANNEGEICIKGSNVFKGYLKDPEKTQEVLDSDGWLHTGDIGHWLPNGTLKIIDRKKNIFKLAQGEYIAPEKIENIYIRSRQVLQIFVHGESLRSSLVGVVVPDPDVLPSFAAKLGVKGSLEELCQNQVVKEAILEDLQKIGKESGLKSFEQVKNISLHLEPFSIENGLLTPTLKAKRGELSKYFRTQIDSLYGAIQE from the exons GGAGGAGCGCGGAAGAGTCCTTCCCAGAAGAACAATGACCCAATACGTTACTACTTCTCAGATGCCAGGACAATGTATGAAATTTTCCAAAGAGGACTTGTGGTGTCTG ACAATGGGCCCTGCTTGGGATACAGAAAACCAAACCAGCCCTACAGATGGCTGTCCTACAAACAG GTGTCTGACCGAGCAGAGTACCTGGGCTCCTGTCTCTTGCATAAAGGACATAAGCCATCGCCAGACCAATTTGTTGGAATCTTTGCTCAGAATAGGCCAGAG TGGATCATCTCTGAGTGGGCTTGTTATACATATTCCATGGTAGCTGTCCCCCTGTATGACACCTTGGGAGCAGAAGCCATCATTTATGTTGTCAACAAAG CTGATATCGCCACAGTGATCTGTGATACGCCCCAAAAGGCATCGGTCCTGATAGGGAATGTAGAGAAAGGCCTCACTCCAGGCCTGAAGATGGTCATCCTCATGGACCCCTTTGATGACGACCTGAAGCAAAGAGGGGAGAAGACTGGAGTTGAGATCTTAGCCCTGTCTGATGCTGAG AATCTAGGCAAAGAGAACTTCAGTAAACCTGTG CCTCCTAAACCGGAAGATCTGAGCATCATCTGCTTCACCAGTGGGACCACAG GTGACCCCAAAGGAGCTATGATAACCCATGAAAATATTGCTTCAAACGTTGCTGGTTTTCTCAAATGTATGGAG CATACTTTTGTGCCCAACCCCAATGATGTGACCATATCCTACCTCCCCTTGGCTCATATGTTTGAGAGGGTTGTACAG gcTACTATATACTGCTGTGGTGCCAGAGTTGGGTTCTTCCAAGGAGATGTTCGGCTGCTGCCTGATGACATGAAGACTCTGAAGCCCACGGTGTTCCCCACAGTGCCTCGACTCCTTAACAGGATCTATGATAAG GTACAAAATGAAGCCAAGACACCCTTGAAGAAGTTCTTACTGAACTTGGCTGTTGCTCGTAAATTCAAGGAAGTGAAAAAGGGTATCATCAGGCGTGACAGTTTCTGGGACAAGCTCATCTTTGCAAAGATCCAG GACAGCCTGGGTGGGAAGGTTCGCATCCTGGTCACTGGAGCCGCCCCCATCTCCTCTTCGGTCTTGACATTCCTCCGGGCAGCAGTAGGATGTCCG GTGCATGAAGCTTACGGTCAAACAGAATGCACAGGTGGCTGTACATTTACATTACCTGGAGACTGGACATCAG GCCATGTTGGAACCCCCATGGCTTGCAATTATGTGAAGTTAGAAGACGTGGCTGACATGAACTACTTTTCAGCGAACAATGAAGGAGAG ATCTGCATCAAGGGCTCCAATGTGTTCAAAGGATACCTGAAGGACCCTGAAAAGACACAGGAAGTCCTGGACAGTGATGGCTGGCTTCACACAGGAGACATTGGTCACTGGCTCCCG AATGGAACTCTGAAGATCATCGACcgtaaaaagaacattttcaagCTGGCCCAAGGAGAATACATTGCTCCAGAGAAGATAGAAAATATCTACATCAGGAGTAGACAAGTGTTACAAATTTTTGTACATGGGGAGAGCTTACGg TCATCCTTAGTGGGAGTGGTTGTTCCTGACCCAGATGTACTTCCCTCATTTGCAGCCAAACTTGGGGTCAAGGGCTCCCTTGAAGAACTGTGCCAAAACCAA GTTGTAAAAGAAGCCATTTTAGAAGACTTGCAGAAAATTGGGAAAGAAAGTGGCCTTAAATCCTTTGAACAG GTCAAAAACATCTCTCTTCATTTAGAGCCATTTTCCATTGAAAATGGCCTGCTGACACCAACATTGAAAGCAAAGCGGGGAGAACTTTCCAAATACTTCCGGACCCAAATCGACAGCCTGTATGGGGCCATCCAGGAGTAG